One Pyrenophora tritici-repentis strain M4 chromosome 5, whole genome shotgun sequence DNA window includes the following coding sequences:
- a CDS encoding HcaE, Phenylpropionate dioxygenase protein — MVGSLLSYLGFGGKSATEVPPEKQAVRALPANWYTSEEMYQLERRAIFTRRWLILTHKSRLANPGDFLRYNVANYDIVVSKDRTGTINAFHNVCRHRAYPVVEKDGGNAKIFSCKYHGWSYGLNGNLAKAPGYQELENFEKANNGLFPIHTRIDRNGFVWINMDSKKEPEVSWESQFDHVDEQKRFDQFNFDDYEFDHTWNLEGPFNWKILADNFNECYHCKSTHPDLTTGIIDLESYDVYCSADHIQHDPNTPQDRKDLGQEICSTYCFPNASFTVTKHFLFMQKFMPKSPTESVMYYEVWRNKHSSEEDFLLISDTYKRVMGEDKVLCERAQKNIEAGVFVNGELHPHMEKGPLFFQKRCREIVMEHGMREKKEGRKIWPARQQLEPTGTAAISKEMEDFCEGLSCGTENEKSDLAW; from the coding sequence ATGGTTGGGTCACTCTTGAGTTACCTTGGCTTCGGTGGCAAATCTGCCACAGAAGTCCCGCCAGAGAAGCAAGCCGTTCGGGCACTACCCGCCAACTGGTATACCTCCGAAGAGATGTACCAGCTCGAGAGGCGCGCTATCTTCACACGCCGATGGCTCATCCTCACCCACAAGTCAAGACTCGCGAACCCTGGCGACTTCCTTCGCTACAACGTAGCCAACTATGACATTGTTGTTTCCAAGGACCGTACTGGCACGATCAACGCATTTCACAACGTCTGCAGACACCGTGCCTACCCTGTAGTCGAGAAGGACGGCGGCAACGCAAAGATCTTCTCTTGCAAGTACCACGGCTGGTCATATGGCCTGAACGGCAATCTCGCAAAGGCGCCCGGTTACCAGGAGCTGGAAAACTTCGAGAAGGCAAACAACGGACTCTTCCCCATCCACACACGCATTGACCGCAACGGCTTCGTCTGGATCAACATGGATTCCAAGAAGGAGCCAGAAGTTTCATGGGAGTCACAGTTCGACCACGTCGACGAGCAAAAGCGATTCGACCAGTTCAACTTTGACGACTACGAGTTCGACCACACATGGAACCTCGAAGGTCCCTTCAACTGGAAGATCCTCGCCGACAACTTTAACGAATGCTACCACTGCAAGAGCACACACCCAGATCTCACAACCGGCATAATCGACCTCGAGAGCTACGATGTCTACTGCTCCGCCGACCACATCCAGCACGACCCCAACACACCACAAGATCGCAAGGACCTCGGACAAGAGATCTGCTCCACATACTGCTTCCCCAACGCCTCATTCACCGTCACCAAACACTTCCTCTTCATGCAAAAGTTCATGCCCAAGTCGCCAACCGAGTCAGTCATGTACTACGAGGTATGGCGCAACAAGCACTCCAGCGAGGAAGACTTCCTCCTCATCAGCGACACCTACAAGCGCGTCATGGGCGAGGACAAGGTACTATGCGAGCGTGCGCAGAAGAACATCGAGGCCGGCGTCTTTGTTAACGGCGAGCTGCACCCACACATGGAGAAGGGACCGCTCTTCTTCCAGAAGCGGTGTCGCGAGATCGTCATGGAGCACGGTATGcgggagaagaaggagggTCGCAAGATCTGGCCTGCTAGGCAGCAGCTTGAGCCTACGGGTACCGCGGCGATCAGCAAGGAGATGGAAGACTTCTGTGAGGGTTTGTCGTGCGGTACAGAGAACGAGAAGAGCGATTTAGCTTGGTAA
- a CDS encoding hydroxyacylglutathione hydrolase, whose product MTSRTILISIFLMSLFAATIKRCTLSPLVKPITKVNPSFATLRAMHIQSIPMWEGTGNNYAYLVSDDKTKEAVIIDPANPEEVLPVLREQTTTGGLKLTKIINTHHHGDHAGGNVDTIKAFGLPVIGGRDCAKVSTTPEHNSTFEIGSIKVKALHTPCHTQDSICFYMEDGNDRAVFTGDTLFIGGCGRFFEGTPEQMHKALNETLASLPDDTKVYPGHEYTKGNVKFAKSVLNNDAIKKLDEYSQANKETQGKFTIGDEKKHNVFMRVQDPEIQKITGKTEPIDVMGTLRAMKDKS is encoded by the exons ATGACTTCGCGCACAATTCTTATCAGTATATTCCTTATGAGCTTATTCGCAGCAACGATCAAGCGCTGTACATTGTCACCTCTTGTAAAGCCAATTACCAAAGTCAAT CCGTCGTTCGCAACTCTACGCGCCATGCATATCCAATCAATTCCCATGT GGGAGGGCACGGGGAACAACTATGCATACCTGGTATCGGATGACAAGACCAAAGAAGCCGTCATTATAGACCCTGCCAACCCTGAAGA AGTATTACCGGTTTTGAGGGAGCAGACTACCACCGGGGGTCTCAAGCTGACCAAGATTATCAACACTCATCA TCATGGTGATCATGCTGGTGGAAACGTGGACACC ATCAAAGCCTTTGGCTTGCCTGTAATCGGTGGTCGCGATTGTGCTAAGGTTTCCACAACCCCTGAGCACAACAGCACATTCGAGATCGGATCGATCAAAGTGAAAGCACTAC ACACACCTTGCCATACCCAAGATTCCATCTGCTTTTACATGGAAGACGGCAACGACCGCGCTGTTTTCACCGGTGATACACTGTTCATCGGCGGTTGCGGAAGATTCTTCGAAGGCACCCCTGAGCAAATGCACAAGGCTTTGAACGAAACCCTGGCCTCTCTTCCGGACGACACAAAGGTCTACCCGGGACACGAGTACACCAAGGGCAATGTCAAGTTTGCGAAGAGCGTGCTGAACAACGATGCGATCAAGAAGCTCGACGAGTACTCGCAGGCAAACAAGGAAACGCAGGGCAAGTTCACCATTGGCGATGAAAAGAAACACAACGTCTTTATGCGTGTGCAAGACCCCGAGATTCAGAAGATCACGGGCAAGACTGAGCCCATTGATGTTATGGGTACACTGCGAGCGATGAAGGATAAGTCATAG
- a CDS encoding GCD2, Translation initiation factor 2B subunit, eIF-2B alpha/beta/delta family: protein MSEPPATEPVQPSAPPASAPAAQESASAATNAEATDAPKKLSPAELKKQKQAEKQAKRAQAKSVGGPSNQQQGPAKDGQKQQKDSKQTSKDDKSRPLALRRRPSQPNTPTAKEPEKKSKKEKEPKQTGLFFGHLYSQPKQQSLVGASKDVHPAVLALGLQYSSYAICGSTARMVAMLLVFKTVIETYQTPPGNSLARHLTSHHLGPQIEFLKSCRPLSTSMGNAIRWLKDIIIKIDPSTPENEAKRDLIEEIDIFIRERVTAADRLIRDLAATKIRAGDVVLVYAASSIVEQTIIHAHQSGKPFTVIVVDSKPLFEGKQLARKLANHGITVRYYLITGASHAVKDATKVFLGAHAMMSNGRLYSRVGTAVVSMLAHSHSLPVIVLCQSVKFTEKVALDSIVGNEVAPAEEILSEAERRDLLPLKPRLSASKDDKSTPEDAPADTSDVLKWIEDAKNLYHLQVLYDVTPAQYINMVITEYGSLPPSSVPVVHRLSTNI from the exons ATGTCAGAACCACCGGCTACTGAGCCAGTACAGCCTTCGGCACCTCCTGCATCAGCACCCGCGGCCCAGGAGAGTGCTTCCGCAGCGACAAATGCTGAAGCTACAGACGCGCCCAAGAAGCTCTCACCAGCAGAGCTCAAGAAGCAAAAACAGGCCGAGAAGCAAGCAAAGCGAGCACAGGCCAAATCAGTAGGCGGGCCATCGAACCAGCAGCAAGGACCGGCCAAGGACGGCCAGAAGCAGCAAAAAGACTCGAAGCAAACATCAAAAGACGACAAGTCAAGACCGTTGGCACTACGGCGGCGGCCATCGCAACCCAACACGCCAACAGCCAAAGAGCCAGAGAAAAAATccaagaaagagaaagagcCAAAGCAGACTGGTTTATTCTTTGGTCATCTCTACAGTCAACCCAAGCAGCAATCTCTTGTTGGAGCGTCCAAGGATGTACACCCAGCTGTACTTGCGCTCGGTCTACAGTATAGCAGCTATGCTATATGTGGTAGTACAGCGCGAATGGTGGCAATGCTCTTAGTTTTCAAAACAGTCATCGAGACCTACCAAACGCCTCCCGGCAACAGCTTAGCTCGACATCTTACTAGCCATCACCTAGGTCCACAGATTGAGTTCCTGAAGAGCTGTCGGCCGCTCAGTACCAGTATGGGAAATGCGATCAGATGGTTGAAAGACA TCATCATCAAGATAGATCCCTCCACGCCTGAAAATGAGGCCAAGCGGGATCTGATTGAAGAGATCGATATCTTCATTCGCGAGCGTGTTACAGCTGCCGATAGACTTATCCGCGATCTAGCAGCTACTAAGATTCGGGCGGGTGATGTCGTTCTGGTCTACGCAGCATCCTCCATCGTCGAGCAAACCATCATTCACGCTCATCAGTCTGGTAAACCCTTCACAGTCATTGTGGTCGATTCAAAGCCATTGTTTGAAGGCAAGCAGCTGGCACGCAAGCTCGCTAATCACGGCATCACCGTACGATACTATCTCATTACAGGCGCCTCACACGCCGTAAAGGACGCAACCAAAGTGTTTCTGGGTGCACATGCCATGATGTCAAACGGTCGTCTCTACTCTCGCGTTGGCACGGCAGTAGTCTCCATGCTCGCCCACTCACACTCGCTACCTGTCATTGTGCTCTGCCAGTCCGTCAAGTTCACCGAGAAAGTCGCACTAGACTCCATCGTCGGAAACGAAGTGGCGCCAGCTGAGGAAATACTTTCCGAAGCCGAGCGTCGCGATCTACTTCCCCTCAAGCCACGTCTCTCCGCATCGAAGGACGACAAGTCAACCCCAGAAGATGCCCCGGCTGATACTTCAGACGTTCTCAAATGGATCGAAGACGCGAAAAATCTGTATCATCTCCAGGTTCTATATGACGTCACACCTGCGCAGTATATCAACATGGTCATAACCGAATACGGAAGCTTGCCGCCAAGCTCGGTCCCTGTAGTCCACCGCCTGAGTACGAACATATGA
- a CDS encoding GcvT, Glycine cleavage system T protein (aminomethyltransferase), with the protein MATSQRVVIIGAGIVGTNLADELVSRGWKNITVIEQGPLSMPGGSTSHAPGLVFQTNPSKTMTLLAKYTVEKLQALEKDGQNCFNQLGGLEVATTPERLEEIKRRHGYAQSWGIEAHLISPEECLQKYPLLNKEMVLGGLHIPSDGLALAARATQILIENTRNAGVKYLEHTVVTNIEQANGQVTGVTTNKGSVPADIVVSCAGFWGVEIGAMVGLKVPLLPLGHQYAKTTAVPGLENREVNKKINAMNAELPILRHQDQDLYYREHGEQFGIGYYGHRPMPVKASTLGVTPEHVDEKNMPSRLDFTPEDFEPAWKATKELLPVLRQTEIVDGFNGIFSFTPDGGSVVGQAPNLDNFWVAEAVWVTHSAGVARAVAETLTEGRSTVDIAECELTRFEEVQLSPEYVSETSQQNFVEIYDIIHPLAPKENPRNLRVSPFYARQQEQGAFFLEVGGWERPHWYEANAGLVKTLPEAWKPVDRDAWSSKFYSPIAAAEAWKTRNAVALYDMTTFHRFEVSGPGAVHLLQRLTTSDVSKQPGSITHTLLVNTHGGVLSDIFVSRLEEDVFQVGANTATDLAYLARQARGQVKHTPGEWAQVRDITGSTCCLGLWGPRARDVIQTVSSDDFSNRGLPYMGVKKTSIAGVPVTIFRKSFVGEYGWEIQTTPEYGQRLWDILWQSGKPHGLVAAGRAAFNGLRIEKGIRASGSDMTSEHNPWEAGVTYAIQMDKKADFVGKAALESLSKKAAPRRLRCLTVDDGRSMVMGKEPVFVDGQRAGYITSAAFGYTVRKPVAYAWLPSNVSEGKSVEIEYFGKKIKATVTQDPLYDPQERRLRGEGISTEPELQKRLKSLL; encoded by the coding sequence ATGGCGACCTCTCAGCGCGTTGTCATCATTGGCGCTGGCATTGTTGGCACCAACCTCGCCGACGAGCTCGTCTCACGCGGATGGAAAAACATTACCGTGATTGAGCAGGGCCCGTTGAGCATGCCGGGTGGCTCAACTTCGCATGCGCCCGGCCTAGTCTTCCAGACAAACCCTTCCAAGACGATGACCTTGCTCGCAAAGTACACAGTCGAAAAGCTGCAAGCACTCGAGAAGGACGGACAGAACTGCTTCAACCAGTTGGGCGGCCTCGAAGTAGCAACAACGCCAGAAAGATTGGAGGAAATCAAGCGCAGGCATGGCTACGCACAGTCATGGGGGATTGAGGCACACTTGATCAGCCCAGAAGAATGTCTTCAGAAGTATCCTCTTCTCAACAAGGAAATGGTACTCGGCGGCTTGCACATCCCCAGCGACGGCCTAGCGTTAGCAGCTCGCGCAACCCAGATCCTTATCGAAAACACTCGCAACGCCGGCGTAAAGTACCTTGAACACACCGTCGTCACGAACATCGAGCAAGCGAACGGCCAAGTTACAGGAGTAACAACGAACAAGGGCTCAGTCCCAGCGGACATTGTTGTCTCATGTGCGGGCTTCTGGGGTGTAGAAATCGGGGCTATGGTCGGATTGAAGGTCCCACTCCTTCCTCTGGGGCATCAGTATGCAAAGACGACAGCTGTCCCAGGTCTCGAGAACCGTGAAGTCAACAAGAAGATCAACGCCATGAACGCCGAACTTCCGATCCTCCGTCACCAGGACCAGGACCTGTACTACAGAGAACACGGAGAGCAGTTTGGTATTGGCTACTATGGCCATCGTCCAATGCCCGTGAAAGCCTCTACGCTGGGCGTGACACCCGAACACGTCGACGAAAAGAACATGCCCTCTCGTCTGGACTTTACACCAGAGGATTTCGAGCCAGCGTGGAAGGCGACCAAGGAGCTACTTCCAGTGCTACGACAAACTGAGATTGTAGACGGTTTCAACGGAATCTTTTCGTTCACACCGGACGGCGGATCTGTGGTTGGACAAGCTCCCAATCTCGACAACTTCTGGGTCGCCGAAGCTGTATGGGTCACGCACTCAGCGGGTGTAGCTCGTGCCGTTGCCGAGACGCTCACGGAAGGTCGCTCGACTGTCGACATAGCTGAGTGTGAACTCACACGGTTTGAGGAGGTCCAGCTCAGCCCAGAGTATGTGAGCGAGACTTCGCAACAGAACTTCGTCGAAATCTATGACATCATCCATCCTCTCGCACCGAAGGAGAACCCACGAAATCTTCGTGTCAGCCCCTTCTATGCTCGGCAGCAGGAACAAGGCGCATTCTTCCTTGAGGTTGGCGGCTGGGAACGCCCACACTGGTACGAAGCAAATGCGGGGTTGGTCAAAACTTTGCCAGAGGCTTGGAAACCTGTCGATCGAGATGCTTGGTCATCCAAGTTTTACTCGCCTATTGCGGCGGCAGAGGCCTGGAAGACCCGGAACGCTGTAGCATTGTACGACATGACCACTTTCCACCGATTCGAGGTATCTGGTCCTGGCGCAGTCCACTTACTCCAGAGACTCACGACTAGCGATGTTTCCAAGCAGCCTGGATCCATTACTCACACATTGCTCGTCAACACTCATGGTGGCGTATTGAGTGATATCTTCGTATCAAGACTTGAGGAAGATGTGTTTCAAGTGGGTGCAAACACCGCCACTGACCTTGCCTACCTCGCGCGCCAGGCTCGTGGTCAAGTCAAGCACACGCCCGGCGAATGGGCACAGGTTCGCGACATCACTGGCAGCACCTGTTGCCTCGGTCTCTGGGGCCCAAGAGCCCGCGACGTTATCCAAACGGTCAGCTCGGACGACTTCAGCAACAGAGGACTACCCTACATGGGCGTGAAGAAGACGAGCATAGCTGGCGTGCCTGTTACGATATTCCGAAAGTCGTTCGTAGGAGAGTACGGCTGGGAGATACAGACTACACCCGAGTACGGCCAGCGCCTTTGGGATATTCTATGGCAATCAGGCAAGCCTCATGGGCTCGTCGCCGCCGGTCGCGCCGCCTTCAACGGCCTCCGAATCGAGAAAGGCATCCGAGCCTCCGGGTCCGACATGACCTCCGAACACAATCCCTGGGAGGCCGGTGTAACGTACGCGATACAGATGGACAAGAAGGCAGACTTCGTTGGCAAAGCTGCGCTGGAAAGCCTTTCGAAGAAGGCTGCACCCCGTAGATTGAGATGTCTAACGGTCGATGACGGTCGGTCCATGGTGATGGGCAAAGAGCCTGTCTTTGTGGATGGGCAAAGAGCTGGCTATATTACAAGCGCTGCTTTTGGCTATACAGTGCGTAAGCCAGTCGCATATGCTTGGTTGCCCAGCAATGTTAGCGAAGGGAAGTCAGTAGAGATTGAGTACTTTGGCAAGAAGATCAAAGCCACAGTAACTCAAGATCCATTGTACGACCCTCAGGAGCGTCGCCTACGCGGTGAAGGCATTTCGACCGAGCCAGAATTACAGAAGAGGTTGAAGTCTCTCCTCTAG
- a CDS encoding F-box multi-domain protein, whose protein sequence is MADKISSITDLPLDILVLVFPYLDAKSFLALCSTCKSFHQPSIRLDPPYWSYLVRNTFRVPNQPVVQHDGDRWQKMYRRLLTQSRVFTWGNNSHNRLGHAPQASGGIRSNWGMMRGPFVRRTGPPPQSQSPVEMEHTRNLGVIADMQCGGWSTTLLTSKGSLHIAGVLDGQRVFHESAPLELLHFPEGYPSHAGTAQYEEPAVAIRQFSAGRSHVLAVSDNGKIWSWYSKKQPALQVKFATLQLNELSLNKDSSTPSSNFGQIRQVVAGWSRSSAYVHGVGIVVWDPVERDHDDQGTDTMLVMEHSEVPKSNYQRSKTTRESDEQRMLGEEVGVVLSYIILEHYVVFATDIGKVFCGRFEDKNKIDDILELKQVRHDKGVPLDIQGSFRSFAVFRDGEVITSDQNYLEACWTNRREDPEQTNIQGLKKIPALQNSGVISVAFGDYHYLALHSNGRITSYGTENSGCGSLGLGSNKEAVVGKARGLTYDQFNGNGRLLPHAYKNGRQIWFDERKNDWLAQVINEPTDDKESEERKQIWEHHHNVQGEVSEWFEQEAKAWDQDGGEDGLGAYFALGVSAAGWHSGALVLVNEELATKEPTYNREKRSFPRLKLSDGTEMPGEKDFDEWREGCPGFQLDAANV, encoded by the coding sequence ATGGCCGACAAGATCAGCTCCATCACCGACCTCCCTCTCGATATCCTCGTCCTCGTCTTCCCCTACCTAGATGCGAAGTCCTTCCTCGCCCTCTGCAGTACATGCAAGTCATTTCACCAGCCATCGATACGGCTCGACCCTCCATACTGGAGCTACCTCGTCCGCAACACATTTCGCGTACCCAACCAGCCTGTTGTACAACATGATGGTGATCGATGGCAGAAGATGTATCGGCGTCTCCTTACCCAGAGCCGCGTCTTTACATGGGGGAACAACTCGCATAATCGCCTAGGACACGCTCCCCAAGCGTCTGGTGGGATTCGTTCCAATTGGGGTATGATGAGAGGACCATTCGTACGAAGGACCGGTCCTCCGCCTCAGTCACAAAGTCCAGTTGAGATGGAACATACACGAAACCTAGGTGTCATTGCCGATATGCAGTGTGGTGGCTGGTCTACGACCCTTCTAACATCCAAAGGCTCCCTCCACATAGCCGGTGTTCTCGATGGTCAGAGAGTGTTTCATGAGAGTGCGCCCTTGGAACTACTGCACTTTCCAGAAGGCTACCCTTCCCATGCCGGTACTGCTCAGTATGAAGAGCCCGCCGTCGCTATCCGACAATTCTCGGCTGGACGATCGCATGTACTGGCAGTGTCAGACAATGGCAAGATTTGGTCGTGGTATAGTAAGAAACAACCTGCTCTCCAGGTCAAGTTTGCAACTCTACAGCTGAATGAGCTCTCCCTGAACAAAGACTCAAGCACGCCGTCCTCCAATTTCGGACAGATCAGGCAGGTTGTAGCGGGATGGAGCCGCAGTTCAGCGTATGTGCATGGCGTTGGTATTGTAGTTTGGGACCCCGTGGAACGCGATCATGACGATCAGGGTACAGATACTATGCTTGTTATGGAACATTCGGAAGTACCAAAGTCCAATTATCAACGATCAAAGACAACGCGCGAGTCGGATGAGCAGAGAATGCTCGGCGAAGAGGTCGGCGTAGTCTTGAGCTACATCATACTGGAACACTATGTGGTCTTCGCTACGGATATAGGCAAGGTCTTCTGTGGTAGATTCGAGGATAAGAACAAGATTGACGATATTCTTGAACTCAAGCAAGTGCGCCACGACAAGGGAGTTCCCCTAGATATCCAGGGCTCGTTCCGTAGTTTCGCAGTCTTCAGAGACGGCGAGGTCATCACGAGCGACCAGAACTACCTAGAGGCATGCTGGACCAATCGGCGGGAGGACCCCGAACAGACGAATATTCAGGGCCTCAAAAAGATCCCCGCTCTTCAAAACAGTGGCGTCATTTCAGTTGCGTTCGGTGACTACCATTACCTTGCCCTTCACTCCAACGGCAGGATCACGTCGTATGGAACTGAGAACAGCGGCTGTGGGTCGCTTGGCCTGGGCTCGAATAAGGAAGCAGTAGTCGGCAAGGCCCGTGGTCTAACATACGACCAATTTAACGGCAACGGACGACTGCTACCCCATGCTTATAAAAATGGTCGTCAGATCTGGTTTGACGAGCGAAAAAACGACTGGCTGGCCCAAGTTATCAATGAGCCAACAGACGACAAAGAGAGCGAGGAACGGAAACAGATATGGGAGCACCACCACAATGTCCAAGGCGAAGTGAGCGAATGGTTCGAACAGGAGGCCAAGGCATGGGACCAAGATGGTGGTGAAGATGGTTTGGGCGCATACTTTGCTTTAGGTGTGAGTGCCGCGGGTTGGCATTCCGGAGCCCTTGTCTTGGTCAACGAAGAGCTGGCTACGAAAGAGCCTACCTATAATCGTGAGAAAAGGTCGTTTCCGCGACTTAAGCTCTCTGATGGTACGGAGATGCCGGGCGAGAAGGACTTTGATGAGTGGAGAGAGGGCTGTCCAGGTTTCCAGCTCGATGCTGCCAACGTCTAg